CCAGTAAACGGTTTTATAACATTAATCCCAGGTGGACACTTTTAAGAcacatttgtttaaatgcaaatcCATATAAGTAAGAATACCATATATTAGCAAGTATTGCGTAGAGGAAAGTATGCACCCTTGATCATACAATTGGAGGGGGGGGggacaaaacataaaaaatataaaaggcaaaattattaaaccaatttagatttatctatatttatagttctacaaaactttaataagtatatttggttttatattcaatattagttttaagttattattattttaggagTTTGTTAATAACTTAAAGCTCCCTTGATTTTAGGATCAAGGGTGCATACTCTCCCCtatcctaaaaatttaattatagattttattgtaaaagtaatttttaattattctagcCAATCATTTTGCTAGAATAAGCATGGCTATAAATAGCTTAGGTGCTTAACTGGATAATGAAACTTGTTGCTTGCAGTAtttcaggccttgttaagaagtgTTATGCAGCTAGcattttatgtacaaaatatgATTTTCATACGCAATCAGCAGTTTTAcattaagcaaaaacttttttatgaaatatttaaattatcttttaatattgtttgtgtaacgtttatttatgaaatattaagtcgtaaaaaaagtatttaactgcaactgtaattttttttttttaaagaaactggttattttatttttttaagataaaagactaagttttattatattataatttaataaaagattttttttttagaataaaagactttaaattaagtatggtttcaaaattttaaattcatgaagaaaatattcaagttttaatttttttgaaggaatGTAAAATTCCTTACATTAGATTTTATCGTTACGCAGTAAAATCTCATATCAAGGcctatatttgtttatttattttttatataaagtaaactGTAAGCacttttcagaaaatattttggtttatttttataatatattttggcAAAACAAATGAAACACAGATCAGCACACAAAAACTCACGTTTAAACAGATTTGCACTGATAACTTTATTTCTacattaagttttgtttttcttagtatgcttataaattatttgttatcatgaagtgttttgaattttatttttattattattagatttcaaaaaacaagcaaaatCTGCCAGAGGGTGATGATTTATGTTTTGAGTGCGGAAAGGGAGGCCATTGGTAAGATTTCATTCTGTGATTTTCTGTGGGTGTAGTTAATGCTTAGATTCTGATCCTCTTACTTATAAAGAGCTTTACCAATGCATTActactatattttaaatttatagttgtcatcattgtcatcattgataaattaaacagttctaaaatttaataatagaggcatttaaaatttttaacaaataatttaatgacACAAAGTTATCATAGTTATgctgatttaataaaaagagaaattttCCAACCGttcatctttttatttatatttgtaaaaaaatatttagcaaagAAAAAGAAGCATACGGatcataatttgtttattttgcagGATGATCTGTTAATCCTAAATAACTGCTGTTAATATAATTGACAATggatagaaaattatttttaaaaacttaatgtaACTTATTGGTGCATCTGTCTAGATGTATGGATCAATTCTTCTAAAAATTTGGTGCTTTCAAGTTTGCACAAATCTTGTCAATGTTTTTCTGATAATTTTAGTGtgaagtaaaaacattttttatgcaatttttttttatatatatacactagtAAAAGTTTGCTGTTGTAGGCGCAATCTAAGTAAACACAAACAAGTTTTCTTCATATGAAGTGTAACAAAGGTGAATGTAAATTTGCAATTTGTCACGGCCTATTGCGACTCAGCATTTATAAAGGATAGTTGAttactattgaaaatattttttttaaattctaggAGTTAAGtcgcatttatttatttatttttaatttttttttctagatattAACTAatgatgttaatgattttttatttaattttacctTAGGGCAAAAGAATGTTCACAAAGgaggtatatattttatttcattttgagaaaacaagcttttgttagttttaatttgattagaatttattttgatattatagactaaaaatttttatacaattttcacattatatatatatatacacacacacataaacatATGCATATGAATACAGGGTGTTTGCCAGCCCAATGGCACTGTAAAATTTCCAATGggtttaaaattccaaaatttagtgaccttttttttaagtaacaagAGGATATCAATAATTACTcccaatatcaaaaaaatgctGTAAAAAGTCTATTCCTGGCTAACACCTTGGGGTATATTTTGATCAGTGCATTAACTAGCCTTTATACAGTCTATTTACTGGACTATACccactaaattatttttcctATTCACACAAACAGCTATAAAATTTGTCTCGGTTAACATAAATGATATAAAGATACATGTCaacaaacaaatataatgtattttgtggattaaatatttttatctaaatttaagaGCTCGATTGGAAGGAAGACGTGGACATATAGGGCCTATTAGAGGTAGAGATCCATATAGCAATGGTAGAGAGCGATTTAATGGACCTCCACAAATTCCTAATAGAAACACTTACTTACGAGATTCTTATCCTCGAAATCCTTACACGCGTGATGCATACTATAGAGATCCATATGCTTGTGATATGTATTCCAGGGATCTTTATTCACATGACCCATATTTGTCAAGAGATCCATATTGTCCTGATCCATATGGGAGTGAATATGAGCTTGATAGATATAGTGTCATTGGTAGGTCAAGAAGTCCTATTTTAaggtttgttttgtttgtgtgttttttttaatataaaaagctttattttataaactagaaATTTCTTTTAGGTATGGTTTAATATTgtatatgtattatttttatttagatcaCCATATATTAGACCTGTTGATCCATATGCAGTTGCTCGAGAAAAGCTAGCATATGGAGATACTTCAAGAATAGATCCTTATTCAATGCGAAGAGATCCCTATGATACAATTCCGTCTGATCCGTATGCCCTTGCTTCTACTAGAAGAATGGATGTTTACGAGAGAGATCCAAGAAGGGTTGAAAACTATGAAAGAGATCGCTATGCAACTGCTGCTGGTCCTGCCGATAAGAGGTGTTTGTTTCCttcatttattattctttttagtttagtttcTTATTAGCATAtagataaaaagataaagtttcgTAATTTTTAACTGCATTGATTAATAAATGGTTCTACATTATTAGTTCTTAATTAGCAATAATTTAATCACAAAGCTTACAAGTTTTAGCTATAAAATTTTCCTGTAATCAAAATAATGCATTTTGTCTATTTTAGTTGCGACGGTTatcaatatttaactttaaatcgAGTAGTTTAATAACTTTAGCTAAAAACTCAACCATATATTTTATGCAACCTAGGTATCCTGAGCCAGCCCATCCTGCTAACGTAGATTATCGTTGATATACAAAGCGAGAAGAATGTTAACACAAACGTTTTCTTGAAATCAAATTACGAATGGAAAGAAAGTACTGAACTTGCATTTGTGATGCATTCAAATAAAGAGCTtactaaatatctttttaagtaTATTCTTCGATAAGGTTTTGCCGTTTtgcattatataatttatttttacttttgaaatcgTTTCGGTTTTTGCAATATTATAGCGTTCGTGGTTCAAAAATAAggagcgttttttttttgtttttttttttcgatggAGTTTTGCTTGtttgctaatttaaaaatatatagattgaaaattctaataaatacaCAAAATACAATTTTGCATTGTTCTATAGAATATATGTGTACAATATTAAGAGCTGTTAAATTGCTAGAAATATACTCAGTATCCCTCTATACTTGACGATGGCGTAGTTTTTTAGTTCGTTTGAATGACTAGTATCGTTGAATAATTGTTGTAGGGCATTACATgtgaattttagataaatttactataggttttgaaattatatatgttatgttgcATGTgtgtcaaaaataattaattagttttaaaacaaattttttttatataaataacaaatgttaaatatatagcaagtctgaaaaataattttacaattttttttttttttttttttagataaaagtaaTTGAAAGTATTGAGATGTGTTTTCTATTTGTTATGTTTGGATGATGGGTTGTGAAGATATTTTGTTTGTGTGGCATGGTATTCAGTTAAAATTTgggtaaatttttataattgttaactGTTTGGTAAAATGCAatctttaaaatgatatatatatatatatatatatatatatatatatatatatatatatatatatatatatatatacatatacacacatacatacatacatataaatatatatatatatatatatataaatatagtatcaTGCATTAGTCTGggatttatttgaatatttgcACAACTTTTCGTGAAAGTTAAGCAAAGTCTAGCTACAATGGTTTTAAGCTGTGGTGTTTGGTCAGGTTTTTATAATGgcgtttatttatttaactaagacATAATGGAAAatcttttactaatttttaattttaaaactactattaaaaagattattaagtTGGTCAGTGTTTATAAGCTCTTTCTACCCTTAACTACAATAAAATCTCATCCTAGGTAAGTTGATATCTCGCTTTGTGACCCAATTCAACAATAAACAACAAAGTTTTGACTTAGCTTTACTttaatagttttacttttttttttttttttttaaagttgttataaataatttttgagtttgtcatatttaaaataatgcagaaaaaatttcatgagaaatttattttttgttatacacATGTTACGGtcatatttaaaagaaacaaaaatttaataaaatattaacatatgGCATTTGCTCAAAGAAACTaaacatttgtatataaaaaacaattttacagaTACATATGTTTGTGCCATAGTTAGCATATGAGTGTGCCA
The nucleotide sequence above comes from Hydra vulgaris chromosome 09, alternate assembly HydraT2T_AEP. Encoded proteins:
- the LOC100215128 gene encoding RNA-binding protein 4.1 isoform X5, encoding MPQENGIDDKTIKLYIGGIDPSWSNEKVTEILSKYGKVKRTDVVKNYAFAFVENKDEATNIINGASGTITDGFKIVVQISKNKQNLPEGDDLCFECGKGGHWAKECSQRRARLEGRRGHIGPIRGRDPYSNGRERFNGPPQIPNRNTYLRDSYPRNPYTRDAYYRDPYACDMYSRDLYSHDPYLSRDPYCPDPYGSEYELDRYSVIGRSRSPILRSPYIRPVDPYAVAREKLAYGDTSRIDPYSMRRDPYDTIPSDPYALASTRRMDVYERDPRRVENYERDRYATAAGPADKSCDGYQYLTLNRVV
- the LOC100215128 gene encoding RNA-binding protein 4.1 isoform X6, translating into MPQENGIDDKTIKLYIGGIDPSWSNEKVTEILSKYGKVKRTDVVKNYAFAFVENKDEATNIINGASGTITDGFKIVVQISKNKQNLPEGDDLCFECGKGGHWAKECSQRRARLEGRRGHIGPIRGRDPYSNGRERFNGPPQIPNRNTYLRDSYPRNPYTRDAYYRDPYACDMYSRDLYSHDPYLSRDPYCPDPYGSEYELDRYSVIGRSRSPILRSPYIRPVDPYAVAREKLAYGDTSRIDPYSMRRDPYDTIPSDPYALASTRRMDVYERDPRRVENYERDRYATAAGPADKR
- the LOC100215128 gene encoding RNA-binding protein 4.1 isoform X4, giving the protein MPQENGIDDKTIKLYIGGIDPSWSNEKVTEILSKYGKVKRTDVVKNYAFAFVENKDEATNIINGASGTITDGFKIVVQISKNKQNLPEGDDLCFECGKGGHWAKECSQRRARLEGRRGHIGPIRGRDPYSNGRERFNGPPQIPNRNTYLRDSYPRNPYTRDAYYRDPYACDMYSRDLYSHDPYLSRDPYCPDPYGSEYELDRYSVIGRSRSPILRSPYIRPVDPYAVAREKLAYGDTSRIDPYSMRRDPYDTIPSDPYALASTRRMDVYERDPRRVENYERDRYATAAGPADKRYPEPAHPANVDYR